A stretch of the Thiomicrorhabdus indica genome encodes the following:
- the pepN gene encoding aminopeptidase N, with protein MQANATSPVENFLKDYQAPSFSVDSIYLQFELQPEATTVTNTMQISPQAGQGLEGSEIELFLNGESLELISVVLNGEGVLEKCVVDAEGLRLQVPIEPFKLQITTQINPQGNTALQGLYRTSGNYCTQCEAEGFRNITYYFDRPDVLTTFTTKIIADKTDNKVLLSNGNLIESGDLPAGKHYAVWQDPFKKPCYLFALVAGNLEKIADKFIAGDGREIDLEIFVEPRNIDKCDHAMESLKKSMKWDEDRFGLIYDLDIYMIVAVDDFNMGAMENKGLNVFNSKFVLAKPESATDVDYEGIESVIAHEYFHNWTGNRVTCRDWFQLTLKEGLTVFRDQEFTADMLSPEVKRIEDVKRLRSFQFPEDAGPMQHPIQPQSYIEMNNFYTMTVYEKGAEVVRLYHTILGEEGFQKGMKLYFERHDGQAVRVEDFRNAMADANGVDLSQMHNWYVQAGTPTLEVRDEYDAQTQTYTLHCKQTLHNLELLGKEHAPLLIPLKIGFISAQGEQTLAGESLAFASNDQAVRPTGNKNEVVISLTELEQSFEFTGVSEKPIPSLLRGFSAPVILDYDYSDENLAALASFDSDSFVRWESMQTLALRNIKQVVAAIQSGKTPSLNPVYAKAFEVLLETKETSESLIAMTLTQPDLTYIGEQFEQIDVDAVLEAHKFVHTALAQNFTGRLKEIYDQLNSELNAIGCYRYHKSDMAKRSLQNVCLRYLAYLPDQAELAAKQYDCQANMNQVLASLQALSLQENAFLDERLQDFYQRWSGDPLVLDKWFSLQASIHDSKALSRAQGLLEHSDFSFKNPNRVRSLLGVFARNNWMSFHQADGAGYAFMAEQIKKLDELNPQIASRLMGPFTQWKRYAGERQNLMKQAVESILAKEGLSKDVFEIASKTIKS; from the coding sequence ATGCAAGCTAACGCAACCTCACCGGTCGAAAATTTTTTAAAAGATTATCAAGCCCCAAGTTTTTCAGTAGATTCGATTTATTTGCAATTTGAACTGCAACCAGAAGCGACGACAGTGACAAATACAATGCAGATTTCACCTCAAGCAGGACAAGGATTGGAAGGTTCTGAAATTGAATTGTTTTTAAATGGTGAATCGCTTGAGCTCATCTCGGTTGTTTTGAACGGTGAAGGCGTTTTGGAAAAATGTGTAGTGGATGCAGAAGGGCTGCGTTTACAAGTGCCGATTGAACCATTTAAATTGCAAATTACCACTCAGATTAATCCGCAGGGAAATACGGCTTTACAAGGGTTGTACCGCACAAGTGGCAACTATTGCACGCAGTGTGAAGCAGAAGGGTTTCGTAATATTACTTACTATTTTGACCGTCCTGATGTGTTGACCACATTTACCACCAAAATTATTGCCGATAAAACGGATAACAAAGTCTTATTGTCGAATGGGAATTTAATTGAATCAGGCGATTTACCGGCCGGTAAACATTATGCTGTTTGGCAGGATCCATTTAAAAAGCCATGTTATCTGTTTGCTTTAGTGGCTGGAAATCTCGAAAAAATTGCAGATAAGTTTATTGCGGGCGATGGCCGAGAGATAGATTTGGAAATTTTTGTTGAGCCTCGCAATATTGATAAATGCGATCATGCAATGGAATCTTTGAAAAAGTCAATGAAGTGGGATGAAGACCGTTTTGGTCTGATTTATGACTTAGATATATATATGATTGTTGCAGTCGATGATTTCAATATGGGGGCGATGGAAAACAAAGGGTTGAATGTCTTTAACTCGAAATTTGTCTTGGCTAAGCCTGAATCCGCAACCGATGTTGATTATGAAGGGATTGAGTCGGTGATTGCGCATGAGTATTTCCATAACTGGACAGGTAATCGCGTGACCTGTCGTGATTGGTTTCAATTGACGCTTAAAGAAGGGTTGACGGTCTTTCGTGATCAAGAATTCACTGCGGATATGCTGAGTCCTGAGGTGAAGCGCATTGAGGATGTTAAGCGCCTACGTAGTTTTCAGTTTCCAGAAGATGCAGGACCAATGCAACACCCAATTCAGCCGCAATCCTACATTGAAATGAATAATTTCTACACCATGACGGTCTATGAAAAAGGTGCTGAAGTGGTTCGACTTTACCATACTATTTTGGGCGAAGAAGGGTTTCAGAAGGGGATGAAACTTTACTTTGAACGTCACGATGGTCAAGCCGTTCGTGTTGAAGATTTTCGTAATGCCATGGCGGATGCGAATGGCGTGGATTTAAGCCAAATGCATAATTGGTACGTTCAAGCAGGAACACCAACGTTAGAAGTTCGTGATGAGTATGATGCACAAACTCAAACTTACACTTTGCACTGTAAACAAACTCTGCATAATTTGGAGCTGTTAGGCAAGGAACATGCGCCCTTACTGATTCCTCTCAAAATCGGGTTTATTTCTGCTCAAGGGGAGCAAACACTGGCCGGTGAATCTTTAGCATTTGCAAGTAATGATCAAGCAGTTAGGCCTACAGGTAATAAAAATGAGGTTGTGATTTCGTTGACAGAGCTGGAACAGAGTTTTGAATTTACAGGAGTAAGTGAAAAACCAATACCTTCTTTATTGCGAGGTTTTTCAGCACCGGTGATTCTTGATTACGACTACTCGGACGAAAATTTAGCGGCGTTGGCAAGTTTTGATTCGGATTCTTTTGTGCGTTGGGAGTCGATGCAAACCTTGGCATTGCGAAACATTAAGCAAGTCGTTGCAGCAATTCAAAGTGGAAAAACACCGAGTTTAAATCCTGTTTATGCAAAAGCTTTTGAGGTCTTATTGGAAACAAAAGAGACTTCTGAAAGTCTGATTGCGATGACTTTGACTCAACCTGATTTAACCTATATTGGTGAGCAATTCGAACAAATTGATGTGGATGCCGTGCTGGAAGCTCATAAATTTGTGCATACGGCCTTAGCGCAAAACTTTACCGGCCGGTTAAAAGAGATTTATGATCAATTGAATTCTGAATTAAATGCCATTGGCTGTTATCGTTATCACAAAAGTGATATGGCAAAACGATCGCTGCAAAATGTTTGTTTACGTTATTTGGCTTATTTGCCAGATCAAGCTGAGTTGGCAGCTAAACAATATGATTGTCAGGCAAATATGAATCAGGTTTTAGCATCGTTGCAAGCTTTGAGTCTTCAAGAAAATGCTTTTTTGGATGAACGTTTGCAGGATTTCTATCAGCGTTGGTCAGGTGATCCGTTAGTGTTGGATAAATGGTTTAGTCTGCAAGCATCAATCCATGATTCAAAAGCGCTTTCGCGAGCCCAAGGTCTGCTTGAACATTCAGATTTCAGCTTTAAAAACCCAAATCGTGTGCGTAGCTTGTTAGGCGTGTTTGCTCGCAATAACTGGATGAGCTTTCATCAGGCTGATGGGGCTGGCTATGCCTTTATGGCTGAACAAATTAAGAAGCTGGATGAGTTAAACCCTCAAATCGCTTCGCGCTTGATGGGGCCGTTTACTCAGTGGAAACGTTATGCGGGGGAACGTCAAAACTTGATGAAACAAGCTGTAGAGTCGATTTTGGCAAAAGAAGGGCTTTCGAAAGATGTGTTTGAGATTGCCTCAAAAACCATCAAATCTTAG
- the pal gene encoding peptidoglycan-associated lipoprotein Pal, whose translation MKVNRIKNLFAVAFVGAALAMTGCTTVSEVEEPKAEQAVELPQITPKTQVEAAVETNIENMTLEELKAFAAGKVVNFEFDRSEITQDDFETIRANALIMTKDTNATVAIGGHCDERGSREYNLALGERRGNAVRDALIAEGIAASRIEVISYGEDSPVDSAHNEAAWAKNRRAEFNY comes from the coding sequence ATGAAAGTTAATCGTATTAAAAATTTATTTGCAGTAGCATTTGTTGGTGCAGCGTTGGCAATGACAGGGTGTACAACCGTTTCCGAAGTTGAAGAACCAAAAGCGGAGCAAGCGGTAGAGTTGCCACAGATTACTCCAAAAACGCAAGTGGAAGCTGCAGTAGAAACTAACATTGAGAATATGACGCTTGAAGAATTGAAAGCGTTTGCGGCTGGAAAAGTTGTTAACTTTGAATTCGACCGTTCTGAAATCACTCAAGATGATTTTGAAACGATTCGTGCGAATGCTTTGATTATGACAAAAGATACCAATGCAACGGTTGCTATTGGTGGCCACTGTGATGAACGTGGTTCACGTGAATACAACTTAGCACTGGGTGAGCGTCGTGGGAATGCTGTTCGTGATGCATTAATTGCCGAAGGTATTGCCGCTTCTCGTATTGAAGTCATCAGTTATGGTGAAGATTCACCTGTCGATTCAGCTCATAACGAAGCTGCTTGGGCGAAAAATCGTCGTGCAGAATTCAACTACTAA
- the fnr gene encoding fumarate/nitrate reduction transcriptional regulator Fnr, protein MTEMKSAFNVNCNNCGLQKICFPTGLTRNEVDRLDTIVERKLPLKKNQHLFESGDPFSSLYAIRAGVIKLYSFTDTGEEIIHGFYLPGDVLGIDALATKTHQMNAIALDTTSICNLPYQELTNLSSEIPFLNQQVLTVMSKEVNDGRMHSELLIKRNADQRVAQFVWNMAERFRNRGYSSSEFRLSILHRDVAIYLGLTPETVSRILARFNTEEIVTWKKKEVMIHDAQTLMQIAGVNSFTCGECKKETA, encoded by the coding sequence ATGACAGAGATGAAATCGGCATTTAATGTGAACTGTAATAATTGCGGCCTACAGAAAATTTGTTTTCCAACCGGACTTACGCGTAACGAAGTGGACCGGCTCGACACGATTGTTGAGAGAAAGTTACCATTGAAGAAAAACCAACACTTGTTTGAATCAGGAGATCCGTTTAGCTCTTTGTATGCAATTCGGGCAGGTGTTATAAAACTCTATTCATTTACCGATACTGGTGAGGAAATTATCCATGGTTTCTATTTACCTGGAGATGTTCTCGGCATCGATGCGCTGGCTACCAAAACACATCAAATGAATGCAATTGCGTTGGATACTACCAGTATCTGTAACTTGCCTTATCAAGAGTTGACAAATCTATCAAGTGAAATTCCATTTTTGAATCAGCAAGTATTGACTGTTATGAGTAAGGAAGTGAATGATGGTCGTATGCATTCGGAGTTATTGATTAAACGCAACGCGGATCAGCGTGTTGCGCAATTTGTGTGGAATATGGCAGAACGCTTCCGAAACAGGGGGTACTCATCATCCGAATTTAGATTAAGTATTCTGCACCGAGATGTGGCGATTTATTTAGGCTTAACGCCTGAAACGGTTTCCCGTATTTTGGCGCGATTTAATACCGAAGAAATCGTAACGTGGAAGAAAAAAGAAGTCATGATCCATGATGCGCAAACTTTAATGCAAATAGCGGGTGTTAATTCATTCACATGTGGCGAATGTAAAAAAGAGACGGCTTAG
- a CDS encoding PfkB family carbohydrate kinase has translation MAKILGIGNAVLDTVLTVDRYPSEDQEVRAQKRHYQVGGNVNNSLYVLQQLGHETAICSTIATDPEAKLLQTGIQERGISCEYLQKFIQGRTPNSFVALNAHTGSRTIVHYRDLPEVSFEHFAKIEVENYDWLHFEGRNLENLPGMINIAKTFLSHQPISLEVEKPREGIEELFSQSNLIIFSHHYANAKGFESGETLLVEIQKNSPNTNLVCTWGAKGVWFLPAGGKVSHIAAKKVHPIIDTLGAGDTFNAALIHKLLEKSSLEAACEYANELAASKIQKVGLDDILNTRVENRPIANIKNVTNARTTNIPMQGRHDIVLIKLNNEIKAYENNCPHQNVPLNEAYKIDVNPFENTMKCSVHDAFFKIEDGECIDGPCLGEHLTPVSIRVDDAGDIYLAE, from the coding sequence ATGGCGAAAATCTTGGGAATCGGAAATGCAGTTTTAGATACCGTTTTAACAGTTGATCGATACCCGTCTGAAGACCAAGAGGTTCGAGCGCAAAAACGCCATTATCAAGTTGGTGGAAATGTAAATAACTCTTTATACGTTCTTCAACAGCTCGGCCATGAAACTGCAATTTGTTCAACCATTGCAACAGATCCTGAAGCAAAGCTTCTGCAAACTGGAATCCAAGAGCGTGGCATAAGCTGTGAGTATCTCCAAAAATTCATCCAAGGACGAACGCCCAATTCTTTTGTTGCATTAAACGCTCACACTGGCTCAAGAACCATCGTCCATTATCGAGATTTACCAGAAGTTAGTTTTGAGCATTTTGCCAAAATTGAAGTGGAAAATTATGACTGGCTTCACTTTGAAGGCCGTAACCTAGAAAACCTTCCTGGCATGATTAATATCGCCAAAACATTTTTGAGCCATCAACCCATTTCACTTGAAGTAGAAAAACCTAGAGAGGGTATTGAAGAGCTCTTTTCGCAGAGCAACCTCATTATCTTCTCTCATCATTATGCCAATGCTAAAGGCTTTGAAAGTGGCGAAACACTCTTAGTGGAAATACAAAAAAATTCGCCCAATACAAACTTAGTCTGCACATGGGGAGCTAAAGGTGTTTGGTTTTTACCGGCCGGTGGGAAAGTCAGCCATATCGCCGCGAAAAAAGTTCACCCGATTATCGATACTTTGGGTGCAGGTGATACCTTTAATGCCGCATTGATTCATAAATTACTCGAAAAATCTTCACTGGAAGCGGCTTGCGAATATGCCAATGAACTAGCCGCAAGTAAGATTCAAAAAGTGGGTCTGGATGATATTTTGAATACCCGTGTAGAGAACCGCCCTATTGCGAACATCAAAAATGTCACCAATGCTCGAACGACCAATATCCCTATGCAAGGCCGTCATGACATTGTCCTCATCAAGTTAAACAATGAAATTAAAGCCTATGAGAACAACTGCCCTCACCAAAATGTACCATTAAATGAAGCTTACAAAATAGATGTGAACCCATTTGAAAATACCATGAAGTGTTCCGTTCACGATGCATTTTTTAAAATTGAAGATGGCGAATGTATTGATGGCCCGTGCTTGGGTGAGCATTTGACACCAGTCAGTATACGCGTCGATGATGCGGGTGATATTTATCTAGCGGAATAA
- the rlmB gene encoding 23S rRNA (guanosine(2251)-2'-O)-methyltransferase RlmB has product MKRDVIFGLHAVEKFIKQSPEAIYSLSFEKGKLNKRQQSLFDQAKSLGLSPQLIAKSAFNALDGTHQGVMAEVAKQKDLTESDLPAILEKADQPLFVFLDEVQDPHNLGAILRTADAVGVDAVIIPKHQSVGMNATVRKVACGAAESVKLIVVSNLVRTMKEMQQQGMWLTGLAGETDQTIYTQDFKGSVGIVMGAEGSGLRRLTREACDHIAAIPMTGVVESLNVSVATAVTLYEVFRQRNNL; this is encoded by the coding sequence ATGAAACGTGATGTGATTTTTGGACTCCATGCGGTAGAGAAATTTATTAAACAATCGCCAGAAGCGATTTATAGCTTGAGCTTTGAAAAAGGTAAGTTGAACAAGCGCCAACAGTCTTTATTTGATCAGGCAAAGTCCTTGGGATTGTCGCCTCAGTTGATTGCCAAATCCGCATTCAATGCATTGGATGGCACTCATCAGGGTGTTATGGCGGAAGTTGCTAAGCAGAAAGATTTAACCGAATCAGATTTGCCCGCGATTTTAGAAAAAGCCGATCAGCCTCTGTTTGTCTTTTTGGATGAAGTACAAGACCCACATAATTTAGGTGCAATTTTGCGAACCGCAGATGCAGTCGGAGTGGATGCGGTCATTATTCCTAAACACCAATCGGTAGGGATGAATGCGACAGTACGTAAAGTCGCGTGTGGCGCGGCTGAAAGCGTAAAGTTAATCGTGGTTTCGAATTTGGTGCGGACTATGAAAGAAATGCAGCAGCAAGGCATGTGGTTGACCGGGCTTGCTGGCGAAACGGATCAAACCATCTACACTCAAGACTTCAAAGGTTCGGTGGGAATTGTTATGGGAGCAGAAGGTAGTGGACTGCGTCGACTGACGCGTGAAGCTTGTGACCATATTGCCGCCATTCCAATGACAGGTGTGGTCGAGAGCTTGAATGTCTCAGTCGCCACTGCCGTAACGCTTTACGAGGTTTTTCGTCAACGAAACAATCTTTAA
- the rnr gene encoding ribonuclease R, producing MDQQDPQELADDPHAKREAEKYDNPIPSREFILESLEAESKPLRLFEVAKVVNVDEDDEERFEALSRRLKAMVRDGQLIRNRRGAFGILKKMDLIKGTVMGHPDGFGFLVPDEGGKDLFLSEKEMHKILHGDKVIASVIGEDRRGRLEGAIVEVSEHCTKEILGRLNHEDGLAWVRPDNNRISQDVFIPQDGLMDANEGQVVLVEVLHQPTKRSGPIGKIIKVMGDYMAPGMEIDSAIHAYGIPNEWSPELEAELAKIGDEVTEADLEGRKDLRAMQLVTIDGADTKDFDDAVFAKRRKKGWKLVVAIADVSHYVKPGTELDKEAYQRGNSVYFPQRVVPMLPSKLSDGLCSLNPHVDRLCMVADIAIDPEGKIERTQFYQAVMNSKARMTYSQVNDLIHNPESEYREQFAEQLENIEALNELYQILKKARSERGALEFETTETRIVFDNERKIEEIVPVVRNDAHKLIEECMLLANVATARFLKWHKVPIVYRVHESPMEEKLKNLRTFLGDFGLTLNGGDEPTAHDFAEVAEKVAGQPYEHLVQTVLLRSMNQAVYQSDNKGHFGLNYENYTHFTSPIRRYPDLLVHRAIRYVWEKSDDKPFMYDEAKMDVMGQHCSATERRADEATRDAVTFLKCEFLSHRLGEEYEAVVSAATNFGLFVEIDPLYVEGLVHITELGEDYFHYDNARHCLKGERTGKVYRLGDRLKVQIAQVNLDERKVDLRFIESLTPHVETDNGEALDDNSEADSDESETKRKPRKKRYYRGKKRGKPRAPRSNA from the coding sequence ATGGATCAACAAGATCCTCAAGAATTAGCAGATGATCCGCATGCAAAACGCGAAGCGGAAAAATACGATAATCCTATCCCTAGCCGAGAATTTATCTTGGAATCCCTTGAAGCAGAATCAAAACCGCTTCGTCTTTTTGAAGTTGCCAAAGTCGTTAATGTGGATGAAGACGATGAAGAGCGTTTTGAAGCTTTATCACGTCGTTTAAAGGCAATGGTTCGTGATGGGCAATTGATTCGTAATCGTCGAGGAGCATTTGGCATTTTGAAGAAAATGGATTTGATTAAAGGAACCGTCATGGGGCACCCTGATGGTTTCGGTTTTTTGGTGCCAGATGAAGGTGGCAAAGATTTATTCTTGTCTGAAAAAGAGATGCATAAAATTTTGCATGGCGACAAGGTCATTGCATCGGTTATCGGAGAAGATCGACGTGGTCGCCTTGAAGGCGCAATTGTTGAAGTGTCAGAGCATTGCACCAAGGAGATTTTGGGACGTTTAAACCATGAGGATGGTTTGGCTTGGGTACGTCCAGATAATAATCGAATCAGCCAAGATGTTTTTATCCCTCAAGATGGTTTGATGGATGCGAACGAAGGTCAGGTTGTTTTGGTTGAAGTTTTGCATCAGCCGACCAAGCGTTCCGGACCTATTGGAAAAATCATCAAAGTGATGGGGGATTACATGGCCCCTGGAATGGAGATTGATTCAGCAATTCATGCCTATGGCATTCCAAATGAATGGTCGCCGGAGTTAGAGGCGGAATTGGCCAAGATTGGTGATGAAGTCACTGAAGCTGACTTGGAAGGTCGTAAAGATTTACGTGCGATGCAATTGGTCACGATTGATGGTGCCGACACGAAAGACTTTGACGATGCGGTGTTTGCCAAACGTCGTAAAAAAGGTTGGAAGTTGGTGGTTGCGATTGCCGATGTATCTCATTATGTCAAACCTGGAACAGAACTTGATAAGGAAGCCTACCAGCGTGGGAATTCAGTCTATTTCCCTCAACGTGTGGTTCCAATGTTGCCATCAAAGCTCTCCGATGGTTTGTGTTCGTTAAATCCGCATGTTGACCGTTTATGTATGGTTGCAGATATCGCCATTGATCCCGAAGGGAAAATTGAACGTACTCAATTCTACCAAGCGGTCATGAATTCAAAAGCGCGCATGACCTATTCACAGGTGAATGATTTAATTCACAACCCTGAGAGTGAATATCGTGAGCAATTTGCCGAGCAATTGGAAAATATTGAGGCGCTTAATGAGTTGTATCAGATTCTGAAAAAAGCTCGTTCTGAGCGTGGAGCACTGGAATTTGAAACCACTGAGACGCGTATAGTGTTTGATAATGAGCGCAAAATCGAAGAGATTGTTCCGGTGGTTCGTAATGATGCGCACAAATTAATTGAAGAGTGCATGTTGTTGGCCAACGTTGCCACTGCGCGTTTCCTGAAATGGCATAAAGTACCGATTGTTTATCGTGTCCATGAGTCCCCAATGGAAGAGAAGTTGAAAAACTTGCGTACTTTCTTAGGTGACTTTGGATTGACCTTAAATGGTGGTGATGAGCCAACCGCGCATGACTTTGCCGAGGTTGCAGAGAAAGTAGCCGGCCAGCCTTATGAGCATCTGGTACAAACAGTATTGTTGCGCTCAATGAATCAAGCGGTTTATCAGTCTGACAACAAAGGGCACTTTGGTCTAAACTACGAAAACTACACGCACTTTACCTCTCCAATTCGTCGTTATCCGGATCTTTTGGTTCATCGCGCGATTCGTTATGTTTGGGAAAAATCTGACGACAAACCGTTTATGTACGATGAAGCCAAAATGGATGTTATGGGGCAGCATTGTTCTGCTACGGAACGTCGAGCAGATGAGGCTACCCGTGATGCCGTCACTTTCTTGAAGTGTGAGTTCTTATCGCACCGCTTGGGTGAAGAATATGAAGCGGTTGTTAGTGCTGCGACAAACTTTGGTTTGTTTGTTGAAATCGATCCGTTGTATGTGGAAGGTTTGGTTCATATCACTGAGCTAGGTGAAGATTATTTCCATTACGATAATGCTCGTCACTGCTTGAAAGGTGAGCGTACAGGTAAGGTTTATCGTTTGGGTGATCGTTTGAAAGTTCAAATTGCACAAGTCAATCTGGATGAACGAAAAGTCGATTTACGCTTTATTGAGAGCTTAACTCCGCATGTTGAAACCGATAATGGAGAGGCCTTAGATGATAATTCTGAAGCAGATTCGGATGAGTCAGAGACAAAGCGCAAGCCGCGTAAAAAACGTTATTACCGTGGAAAAAAACGTGGTAAACCGCGAGCACCTCGATCTAATGCCTAA
- a CDS encoding dihydrolipoyl dehydrogenase, with protein MRKVKYAIVGAGTSGLTALGEIRKHTDDFVIINGGHYGTTCARVGCMPSKAMIHSANHYHEAKHFADIGINGAQSLSVDVSSVMTRVRGFRDRFTGGIIGSTTENLGDKRIDGYAKFVGEMILEVNGEQIQAERIILATGSSPVIPAPWKSIGEKLLTSDEIFELETLPKRIAVIGLGVIGLELGQSMARLGCEVTGIEMLETVGALSSPEAIEKAKALFGAEMDLHLGVAAQVMPNPENENEVLIKAGDKEIVVDAVLASLGRRPNLASLDLPAGGISVDERGMPTFDVHSAQISDKPIFIAGDLNGYRQILHEAGDEGRMAVYNAMNFPEISRFERKTALGVAFTDPQIGLVGARMSECDEATTAKAVFHLERNNGRAIVNGTDRGTLVLAANKETKQLLGAELFMADAEHLAHMLAWVIQQKMTVMEILRLPFYHPVMEEALQSALRNLAKEVYSDEEMGITAELTRLT; from the coding sequence ATGAGAAAAGTGAAATACGCCATTGTAGGGGCGGGTACTTCAGGGCTAACAGCGTTAGGTGAAATTCGAAAGCACACGGATGATTTTGTGATTATCAATGGAGGGCACTACGGAACAACGTGCGCGCGAGTAGGCTGTATGCCCTCTAAAGCGATGATTCACAGTGCAAATCACTATCATGAAGCAAAACATTTTGCAGATATTGGTATTAATGGTGCACAAAGTTTGAGTGTTGATGTTTCAAGTGTAATGACCCGTGTTCGTGGTTTCCGTGACCGTTTTACTGGAGGTATTATTGGATCAACTACCGAAAACTTAGGTGACAAGCGAATTGATGGCTATGCAAAATTTGTCGGAGAAATGATTTTAGAAGTCAATGGTGAGCAAATTCAAGCGGAACGTATTATCTTGGCAACCGGTTCTTCGCCAGTGATTCCTGCACCTTGGAAATCCATTGGTGAAAAACTGCTGACGAGTGATGAGATTTTTGAGCTTGAAACTCTGCCAAAGCGAATCGCAGTGATTGGTTTGGGGGTTATTGGCTTAGAGTTAGGTCAGTCAATGGCTCGACTAGGTTGTGAAGTGACAGGCATCGAAATGCTTGAAACGGTCGGTGCTTTGAGCTCTCCAGAAGCGATTGAAAAAGCCAAGGCTTTGTTTGGCGCAGAAATGGATTTGCATTTGGGTGTTGCCGCGCAAGTGATGCCGAATCCTGAGAATGAGAACGAAGTCTTAATTAAGGCAGGGGACAAAGAGATTGTCGTCGATGCTGTTTTGGCTTCTTTAGGTCGCCGTCCTAATTTAGCGAGTCTAGATTTACCGGCCGGTGGTATTTCGGTTGACGAAAGAGGGATGCCGACATTTGATGTGCATTCGGCACAAATTTCAGACAAGCCTATTTTTATTGCCGGTGATTTGAATGGCTATCGTCAAATTTTGCATGAAGCTGGAGATGAGGGGCGAATGGCGGTATACAATGCCATGAACTTTCCAGAAATTTCACGTTTTGAACGTAAGACGGCACTCGGAGTGGCGTTTACCGATCCGCAAATTGGTCTGGTGGGTGCGCGAATGTCCGAATGTGATGAGGCAACGACAGCAAAAGCCGTTTTTCATTTAGAGCGCAATAATGGCCGTGCGATCGTGAATGGTACCGATCGTGGAACATTGGTTTTGGCCGCGAATAAAGAGACTAAGCAGTTGCTCGGTGCTGAGCTGTTTATGGCAGATGCGGAACACTTAGCGCATATGCTGGCTTGGGTGATTCAGCAAAAAATGACCGTTATGGAGATTTTACGTTTGCCTTTCTACCACCCTGTTATGGAAGAGGCGCTGCAGTCTGCACTTCGAAACTTAGCCAAAGAGGTTTATAGTGATGAAGAAATGGGGATTACAGCCGAGTTGACACGATTAACCTAA